From a single Mangifera indica cultivar Alphonso chromosome 19, CATAS_Mindica_2.1, whole genome shotgun sequence genomic region:
- the LOC123203356 gene encoding probable serine/threonine-protein kinase At1g01540 — translation MSDYSFLNNQLSKRTSIFGLRLWVVLGICVGAAIVLILFLISLWFTSKRNNNNSKRHNKTLSLNNSNPTIPNISREIQEIQIEVDPKPPNPDSPEPDPILLEDSPVNGRNRIHIEIGKDHLISYPEHGAGSYHGSGEVRSGDQALAVIAPEVSHLGWGHWYTLRELEVSTNCFADENVIGEGGYGIVYRGVLEDKTKVAVKNLLNNRGQAEKEFKVEVEAIGRVRHKNLVRLLGYCAEGAHRMLVYEYVENGNLEQWLHGDVGPYSSLTWEIRMNIILGTAKGLTYLHEGLEPKVVHRDIKSSNILLDKQWNPKVSDFGLAKLLGSERSYVTTRVMGTFGYVAPEYASTGMLNERSDVYSFGILIMEIISGRTPVDYSRPPGEVNLVEWLKTMVTNRNAEGILDPRLKEKPSSRALKRVLLVALRCVDPNSQKRPKMGHVIHMLEADEFPFRDDCRAAREHGCLQRDGVRARLKEKGVSESGDSSGYESNAQTNRSSWRKQEPEEQ, via the exons ATGTCTGATTATTCGTTCTTGAACAATCAGCTCTCCAAGAGAACCTCCATTTTCGGGTTACGTTTGTGGGTTGTTCTTGGCATATGCGTTGGAGCTGCTATTGTTCTTATACTCTTTCTCATATCTCTCTGGTTCACTTCAAAACGGAACAACAATAATTCTAAACGACATAACAAAACATTATCTCTTAACAACAGCAACCCAACCATTCCAAACATTTCTAGAGAAATCCAAGAAATCCAAATCGAGGTTGATCCCAAACCGCCAAACCCTGACTCGCCGGAGCCCGACCCAATTTTGCTTGAAGACAGCCCTGTCAATGGCCGTAACAGAATTCACATTGAAATCGGGAAAGATCACCTGATTTCGTACCCGGAACATGGCGCCGGGTCCTATCACGGGTCGGGCGAGGTCCGGTCTGGTGATCAGGCGCTGGCGGTAATTGCGCCGGAGGTCTCGCATTTGGGATGGGGCCATTGGTACACTTTGAGAGAGCTTGAGGTGTCAACTAATTGTTTCGCTGATGAGAACGTGATTGGTGAAGGTGGCTATGGAATTGTTTACCGTGGCGTGTTAGAGGATAAAACCAAAGTTGCTGTTAAAAATTTGCTTAACAACAG GGGGCAGGCTGAGAAGGAGTTTAAGGTTGAAGTGGAAGCAATTGGCCGTGTGCGGCATAAGAATTTGGTGAGACTGTTAGGATATTGTGCCGAAGGAGCTCATAG GATGCTTGTATATGAATACGTTGAGAATGGGAACTTAGAACAATGGCTTCATGGAGATGTTGGGCCTTACAGTTCTCTAACATGGGAGATTCGGATGAATATAATACTTGGAACAGCTAAAGG GCTAACGTACCTCCATGAGGGCCTTGAACCAAAAGTTGTTCATCGTGATATTAAGTCAAGCAACATTTTGCTTGATAAGCAGTGGAATCCGAAAGTTTCTGACTTTGGTCTAGCAAAGCTTTTAGGCTCAGAGAGGAGTTATGTGACAACTCGTGTGATGGGAACATTTGG GTATGTGGCTCCAGAATATGCTAGCACTGGAATGTTGAATGAAAGAAGTGATGTATACAGTTTTGGAATTCTCATAATGGAAATAATTTCCGGGAGAACTCCGGTGGATTACAGCCGTCCTCCTGGAGAG GTGAATCTAGTTGAGTGGCTTAAGACAATGGTAACAAACCGAAATGCAGAGGGCATTTTGGATCCTAGGTTGAAGGAGAAGCCTTCTTCAAGGGCACTGAAGCGCGTGCTTTTAGTAGCTTTACGCTGTGTGGATCCAAATTCTCAGAAGAGGCCAAAGATGGGGCATGTAATACATATGCTCGAAGCTGATGAGTTTCCCTTCCGCGAT GATTGTAGAGCGGCTAGGGAACATGGGTGTCTACAGCGTGATGGTGTGAGGGCTAGACTGAAGGAGAAGGGTGTAAGTGAATCAGGTGACAGTAGTGGATATGAAAGTAATGCCCAAACCAATAGGTCATCGTGGAGAAAGCAAGAACCTGAAGAGCAGTAG